A window of Malania oleifera isolate guangnan ecotype guangnan chromosome 5, ASM2987363v1, whole genome shotgun sequence contains these coding sequences:
- the LOC131156149 gene encoding calcium-transporting ATPase 12, plasma membrane-type isoform X1, protein MSDGQYCSILLLNVSGTALTEAQKRWRRLYVIIYFSQAMLSIARKRIYNKKHGCKDLSCKSLAPSCSVIDIEPTELTDMVKNRDSEALGGFGGVERTTAVLGTNREKGIPSTMLLKQDLCKHKSYRLPTKKKNKLRKPLTASIARKRIYNKKHGCKDLSGKSLAPSCSVVDIKPTELTDMLKNKDSEALRGFGGVERITAVLETDRENGIPGDENDVNQRSELFGSNTYIKPPAKGIFYFVKDAFKDTTILILLVCAALSLGFGIADHGVQEGWYEGGSIFVAIFLVIVVTALSNFRQERQFEKLSTVSNNIKIDVIRGGRRQQKSIFEIVVGDVVILKIGDQIPADGLLLDGHSLQVDESSMTGESEHVEVEAIRNPFLFSGSKVVDGYGRMLVTSVGMNTTWGEMMSSISRDSNERTPLQDRLDKLTSYIGKLGLIVALLVLAVLFIRYFTGNMNKDSEMGEFKPGSTKINDVLNSVVKMVAAAITIVVVAIPEGLPLAVTLALAYSMKRMMADQAMVRKLSACETMGSANIICTDKTGTLTLNQMTVTQFWVGQDAMEGNPSKLIDPNVLELLHQGVGLNTTGSVYKQVSESKLEFSGSPTEKAILSWAVLELGMDVENLKQSYTILHVETFNSEKRRSGVLLRVKAKNSIHVHWKGAAEMVLAMCCSYYESDGKIKIMDEDKRVQIEKVIQGMAASSLRCIAFAHKEILEKREMECNKEGLTNQLLEEDGLTLLGIIGLKDPCRRGVKEAVDTCREAGVQIKMITGDNIFTAKAIATECGILGPDQNGSIVVEGVEFRNYTHEERMKKVDDICVMARSSPFDKLLMVQCLKQKGKVVAVTGDGTNDAPALKEADIGLSMGIQGTEVAKESSDIVILDDNFNSVVTVLRWGRCVYNNIQKFIQFQLTVNVAALVFNFIAAVSAGDVPLTAVQLLWVNLIMDTLGALALATDRPTNELMDKKPVGRTEPLITNVMWRNLLAQALYQVVILLTLQFHGKSMFHVRDEVKDTMIFNTFVLCQVFNEFNSRKLEKKNVFAGIHRNKLFLGIVGTTILLQVVMVEFLKKFADTENLNIQQWAACIIIAALSWPIGCIVKLIPVSEKPFLSYLQR, encoded by the exons ATGTCAGACGGTCAGTACTGCAGCATACTGCTTCTCAACGTCAGCGGCACCGCCCTCACCGAAGCCCAAAAACGGTGGCGCCGCCTATATGTCATAATCTATTTTTCCCAAGCCATGCTTTCCATTGCAAGAAAGAGAATATACAACAAGAAACATGGATGTAAAGACCTCTCCTGCAAGTCGCTAGCTCCTTCCTGTTCTGTTATTGATATTGAGCCAACCGAACTTACAGACATGGTGAAGAACAGAGACTCAGAAGCtcttggaggatttggaggaGTTGAAAGAACAACGGCTGTGCTCGGAACCAACCGAGAGAAGGGAATCCCCAGCACTATGCTTTTAAag CAGGATCTTTGCAAACACAAATCATACCGATTaccaacaaagaaaaagaacaaacTTCGGAAACCCTTGACTGCCTCCATTGCAAGAAAGAGAATATACAACAAGAAACATGGATGTAAAGACCTCTCCGGCAAGTCGCTAGCTCCTTCCTGTTCTGTTGTTGATATTAAGCCAACAGAACTTACAGACATGTTGAAGAACAAAGACTCAGAAGCTCTTCGAGGATTTGGAGGAGTTGAAAGAATAACGGCTGTGCTCGAAACCGACCGAGAGAATGGAATCCCGGGAGACGAAAACGATGTCAACCAAAGGAGCGAGTTGTTTGGTTCCAACACTTACATCAAGCCCCCGGCTAAAGGGATCTTTTATTTTGTGAAAGATGCTTTCAAAGACACCACAATTCTTATCCTACTGGTCTGTGCCGCGCTCTCTCTGGGCTTTGGCATTGCAGACCACGGAGTGCAAGAAGGCTGGTACGAAGGCGGGAGTATATTTGTGGCTATCTTTCTGGTTATTGTCGTCACTGCTCTCAGCAACTTTAGGCAAGAGAGGCAATTTGAGAAGCTCTCGACAGTGAGCAACAATATCAAAATTGACGTCATTCGAGGTGGCAGACGCCAGCAGAAATCCATCTTTGAAATTGTGGTTGGGGATGTTGTCATTTTGAAGATTGGAGATCAAATCCCGGCAGATGGGTTGTTACTAGACGGCCATTCCCTGCAAGTGGATGAGTCGAGCATGACTGGAGAAAGTGAGCACGTGGAAGTCGAAGCCATCAGAAACCCATTTTTGTTTTCAGGTTCCAAAGTCGTCGATGGATACGGGCGAATGCTGGTGACATCGGTGGGGATGAACACAACTTGGGGGGAGATGATGAGCTCAATAAGCCGCGATTCAAATGAAAGAACACCATTACAGGATCGCCTGGACAAACTGACATCATATATTGGAAAGCTAGGCCTCATCGTGGCTTTACTGGTTCTAGCAGTATTGTTTATTCGTTATTTCACTGGGAATATGAATAAGGATAGTGAAATGGGAGAGTTCAAACCTGGGAGTACAAAAATAAACGATGTATTGAACTCAGTTGTGAAAATGGTGGCGGCAGCCATCACTATTGTGGTGGTGGCAATTCCTGAAGGATTGCCTTTGGCAGTAACGCTCGCACTTGCTTACTCTATGAAAAGAATGATGGCCGATCAGGCAATGGTAAGGAAACTTTCAGCCTGTGAGACAATGGGTTCAGCTAATATCATATGTACAGATAAAACAGGTACTTTGACATTAAACCAGATGACAGTGACCCAGTTTTGGGTGGGGCAAGATGCCATGGAAGGAAATCCTTCCAAACTAATTGACCCTAATGTTCTTGAATTGTTACACCAAGGAGTGGGTTTGAACACAACCGGTAGTGTTTACAAACAGGTCTCCGAATCAAAACTGGAGTTTTCAGGTAGTCCAACGGAGAAGGCTATCCTGTCTTGGGCTGTCCTGGAATTGGGTATGGATGTTGAGAATTTGAAGCAATCTTACACTATTCTCCATGTTGAAACCTTCAATTCAGAGAAGAGAAGAAGTGGGGTTTTGCTTAGAGTGAAAGCAAAAAACAGCATCCATGTGCATTGGAAGGGAGCAGCAGAGATGGTGCTGGCCATGTGCTGTAGTTATTATGAGAGTGATGGGAAGATAAAGATCATGGACGAAGATAAACGGGTGCAAATAGAGAAGGTAATCCAAGGCATGGCAGCAAGCAGCCTCCGTTGTATTGCCTTTGCTCATAAAGAAATTCTAGAGAAGAGGGAAATGGAATGCAACAAGGAAGGACTGACCAACCAATTGCTCGAAGAAGATGGCTTGACCTTGCTAGGGATCATTGGTCTCAAGGATCCATGTCGACGGGGGGTCAAGGAAGCTGTAGATACCTGCAGAGAAGCCGGAGTTCAAATAAAAATGATCACTGGAGACAATATATTCACAGCAAAAGCCATAGCCACGGAATGTGGGATACTTGGCCCAGATCAAAATGGCAGCATAGTTGTAGAAGGTGTCGAATTCCGAAACTATACGCACGAAGAAAGAATGAAAAAAGTTGACGATATCTGTGTGATGGCAAGGTCCTCCCCATTCGACAAGCTTTTAATGGTACAGTGCTTGAAACAGAAGGGCAAGGTGGTTGCAGTCACCGGAGATGGCACAAATGATGCACCTGCACTAAAAGAAGCAGACATAGGACTTTCCATGGGCATCCAAGGCACAGAGGTGGCCAAGGAAAGTTCAGATATTGTCATTCTAGATGATAATTTCAATTCTGTTGTCACCGTTTTGAGATGGGGTCGCTGTGTTTATAACAATATCCAGAAATTCATCCAATTTCAACTCACTGTGAATGTTGCAGCACTTGTCTTCAACTTCATTGCAGCAGTTTCCGCAGGTGATGTTCCCTTAACTGCAGTACAATTGTTATGGGTAAACCTCATTATGGACACCTTAGGCGCACTCGCACTTGCTACAGATCGACCAACAAATGAGCTAATGGACAAGAAACCAGTGGGGCGGACTGAACCCCTCATAACAAATGTTATGTGGAGGAACCTTTTGGCTCAAGCTCTGTACCAGGTAGTCATATTGTTGACGTTGCAGTTCCATGGTAAATCGATGTTTCATGTGCGTGATGAGGTAAAGGACACCATGATCTTCAACACTTTTGTCCTCTGCCAAGTATTCAACGAGTTTAATTCAAGGAAGTTAGAGAAGAAAAACGTGTTCGCTGGCATTCACAGGAACAAGTTGTTTCTCGGGATTGTTGGTACAACAATTCTTCTTCAGGTTGTGATGGTGGAGTTCCTAAAGAAGTTTGCAGATACAGAGAATTTGAATATCCAGCAATGGGCAGCTTGTATTATAATTGCAGCTCTATCATGGCCAATTGGTTGCATAGTAAAGTTAATTCCAGTCTCAGAAAAACCATTTCTCAGTTACCTCCAGCGATAA
- the LOC131156017 gene encoding uncharacterized protein LOC131156017 codes for MRQRSWLELTENYDCTINYHLRKANVVTDALNKNIARAAEKIKVAQNNDTELIKKVWDDQEKEFNISEDGALRFRAKLCVPVDNEIRRTVLEKAHKSMYTVHPSSTKMCQDLRETFWWNGMKRVIAEFVQ; via the exons atgcggcagagatCATGGTTGGAGCTCACCGAgaattatgattgtactatcaactACCATCTAAGGAAAGCCAACGTGGTGACTGACGCACTGAACAAGAATATAGCAAGAGCAGCG GAGAAAATTAAAGTTGCACAGAATAATGACACAGAGTTGATAAAGAAAGTGTGGGATGACCAGGAAaaggagttcaatatttcagaggatggagccctgaggttccgtGCCAAActatgtgttcctgtagataATGAGATCAGGAGGACTGTATTGGAGAAGGCTCACAAATCcatgtacacagttcatcctagtagcactaaaatgtgtCAGGATCTTCGAGAGACTTTTTGGTGGAACGGAATGAAGAGGGTGATAGCtgaatttgtgcagtag
- the LOC131156149 gene encoding calcium-transporting ATPase 12, plasma membrane-type isoform X2 — MSDGQYCSILLLNVSGTALTEAQKRWRRLYVIIYFSQAMLSIARKRIYNKKHGCKDLSCKSLAPSCSVIDIEPTELTDMVKNRDSEALGGFGGVERTTAVLGTNREKGIPSTMLLKDLCKHKSYRLPTKKKNKLRKPLTASIARKRIYNKKHGCKDLSGKSLAPSCSVVDIKPTELTDMLKNKDSEALRGFGGVERITAVLETDRENGIPGDENDVNQRSELFGSNTYIKPPAKGIFYFVKDAFKDTTILILLVCAALSLGFGIADHGVQEGWYEGGSIFVAIFLVIVVTALSNFRQERQFEKLSTVSNNIKIDVIRGGRRQQKSIFEIVVGDVVILKIGDQIPADGLLLDGHSLQVDESSMTGESEHVEVEAIRNPFLFSGSKVVDGYGRMLVTSVGMNTTWGEMMSSISRDSNERTPLQDRLDKLTSYIGKLGLIVALLVLAVLFIRYFTGNMNKDSEMGEFKPGSTKINDVLNSVVKMVAAAITIVVVAIPEGLPLAVTLALAYSMKRMMADQAMVRKLSACETMGSANIICTDKTGTLTLNQMTVTQFWVGQDAMEGNPSKLIDPNVLELLHQGVGLNTTGSVYKQVSESKLEFSGSPTEKAILSWAVLELGMDVENLKQSYTILHVETFNSEKRRSGVLLRVKAKNSIHVHWKGAAEMVLAMCCSYYESDGKIKIMDEDKRVQIEKVIQGMAASSLRCIAFAHKEILEKREMECNKEGLTNQLLEEDGLTLLGIIGLKDPCRRGVKEAVDTCREAGVQIKMITGDNIFTAKAIATECGILGPDQNGSIVVEGVEFRNYTHEERMKKVDDICVMARSSPFDKLLMVQCLKQKGKVVAVTGDGTNDAPALKEADIGLSMGIQGTEVAKESSDIVILDDNFNSVVTVLRWGRCVYNNIQKFIQFQLTVNVAALVFNFIAAVSAGDVPLTAVQLLWVNLIMDTLGALALATDRPTNELMDKKPVGRTEPLITNVMWRNLLAQALYQVVILLTLQFHGKSMFHVRDEVKDTMIFNTFVLCQVFNEFNSRKLEKKNVFAGIHRNKLFLGIVGTTILLQVVMVEFLKKFADTENLNIQQWAACIIIAALSWPIGCIVKLIPVSEKPFLSYLQR; from the exons ATGTCAGACGGTCAGTACTGCAGCATACTGCTTCTCAACGTCAGCGGCACCGCCCTCACCGAAGCCCAAAAACGGTGGCGCCGCCTATATGTCATAATCTATTTTTCCCAAGCCATGCTTTCCATTGCAAGAAAGAGAATATACAACAAGAAACATGGATGTAAAGACCTCTCCTGCAAGTCGCTAGCTCCTTCCTGTTCTGTTATTGATATTGAGCCAACCGAACTTACAGACATGGTGAAGAACAGAGACTCAGAAGCtcttggaggatttggaggaGTTGAAAGAACAACGGCTGTGCTCGGAACCAACCGAGAGAAGGGAATCCCCAGCACTATGCTTTTAAag GATCTTTGCAAACACAAATCATACCGATTaccaacaaagaaaaagaacaaacTTCGGAAACCCTTGACTGCCTCCATTGCAAGAAAGAGAATATACAACAAGAAACATGGATGTAAAGACCTCTCCGGCAAGTCGCTAGCTCCTTCCTGTTCTGTTGTTGATATTAAGCCAACAGAACTTACAGACATGTTGAAGAACAAAGACTCAGAAGCTCTTCGAGGATTTGGAGGAGTTGAAAGAATAACGGCTGTGCTCGAAACCGACCGAGAGAATGGAATCCCGGGAGACGAAAACGATGTCAACCAAAGGAGCGAGTTGTTTGGTTCCAACACTTACATCAAGCCCCCGGCTAAAGGGATCTTTTATTTTGTGAAAGATGCTTTCAAAGACACCACAATTCTTATCCTACTGGTCTGTGCCGCGCTCTCTCTGGGCTTTGGCATTGCAGACCACGGAGTGCAAGAAGGCTGGTACGAAGGCGGGAGTATATTTGTGGCTATCTTTCTGGTTATTGTCGTCACTGCTCTCAGCAACTTTAGGCAAGAGAGGCAATTTGAGAAGCTCTCGACAGTGAGCAACAATATCAAAATTGACGTCATTCGAGGTGGCAGACGCCAGCAGAAATCCATCTTTGAAATTGTGGTTGGGGATGTTGTCATTTTGAAGATTGGAGATCAAATCCCGGCAGATGGGTTGTTACTAGACGGCCATTCCCTGCAAGTGGATGAGTCGAGCATGACTGGAGAAAGTGAGCACGTGGAAGTCGAAGCCATCAGAAACCCATTTTTGTTTTCAGGTTCCAAAGTCGTCGATGGATACGGGCGAATGCTGGTGACATCGGTGGGGATGAACACAACTTGGGGGGAGATGATGAGCTCAATAAGCCGCGATTCAAATGAAAGAACACCATTACAGGATCGCCTGGACAAACTGACATCATATATTGGAAAGCTAGGCCTCATCGTGGCTTTACTGGTTCTAGCAGTATTGTTTATTCGTTATTTCACTGGGAATATGAATAAGGATAGTGAAATGGGAGAGTTCAAACCTGGGAGTACAAAAATAAACGATGTATTGAACTCAGTTGTGAAAATGGTGGCGGCAGCCATCACTATTGTGGTGGTGGCAATTCCTGAAGGATTGCCTTTGGCAGTAACGCTCGCACTTGCTTACTCTATGAAAAGAATGATGGCCGATCAGGCAATGGTAAGGAAACTTTCAGCCTGTGAGACAATGGGTTCAGCTAATATCATATGTACAGATAAAACAGGTACTTTGACATTAAACCAGATGACAGTGACCCAGTTTTGGGTGGGGCAAGATGCCATGGAAGGAAATCCTTCCAAACTAATTGACCCTAATGTTCTTGAATTGTTACACCAAGGAGTGGGTTTGAACACAACCGGTAGTGTTTACAAACAGGTCTCCGAATCAAAACTGGAGTTTTCAGGTAGTCCAACGGAGAAGGCTATCCTGTCTTGGGCTGTCCTGGAATTGGGTATGGATGTTGAGAATTTGAAGCAATCTTACACTATTCTCCATGTTGAAACCTTCAATTCAGAGAAGAGAAGAAGTGGGGTTTTGCTTAGAGTGAAAGCAAAAAACAGCATCCATGTGCATTGGAAGGGAGCAGCAGAGATGGTGCTGGCCATGTGCTGTAGTTATTATGAGAGTGATGGGAAGATAAAGATCATGGACGAAGATAAACGGGTGCAAATAGAGAAGGTAATCCAAGGCATGGCAGCAAGCAGCCTCCGTTGTATTGCCTTTGCTCATAAAGAAATTCTAGAGAAGAGGGAAATGGAATGCAACAAGGAAGGACTGACCAACCAATTGCTCGAAGAAGATGGCTTGACCTTGCTAGGGATCATTGGTCTCAAGGATCCATGTCGACGGGGGGTCAAGGAAGCTGTAGATACCTGCAGAGAAGCCGGAGTTCAAATAAAAATGATCACTGGAGACAATATATTCACAGCAAAAGCCATAGCCACGGAATGTGGGATACTTGGCCCAGATCAAAATGGCAGCATAGTTGTAGAAGGTGTCGAATTCCGAAACTATACGCACGAAGAAAGAATGAAAAAAGTTGACGATATCTGTGTGATGGCAAGGTCCTCCCCATTCGACAAGCTTTTAATGGTACAGTGCTTGAAACAGAAGGGCAAGGTGGTTGCAGTCACCGGAGATGGCACAAATGATGCACCTGCACTAAAAGAAGCAGACATAGGACTTTCCATGGGCATCCAAGGCACAGAGGTGGCCAAGGAAAGTTCAGATATTGTCATTCTAGATGATAATTTCAATTCTGTTGTCACCGTTTTGAGATGGGGTCGCTGTGTTTATAACAATATCCAGAAATTCATCCAATTTCAACTCACTGTGAATGTTGCAGCACTTGTCTTCAACTTCATTGCAGCAGTTTCCGCAGGTGATGTTCCCTTAACTGCAGTACAATTGTTATGGGTAAACCTCATTATGGACACCTTAGGCGCACTCGCACTTGCTACAGATCGACCAACAAATGAGCTAATGGACAAGAAACCAGTGGGGCGGACTGAACCCCTCATAACAAATGTTATGTGGAGGAACCTTTTGGCTCAAGCTCTGTACCAGGTAGTCATATTGTTGACGTTGCAGTTCCATGGTAAATCGATGTTTCATGTGCGTGATGAGGTAAAGGACACCATGATCTTCAACACTTTTGTCCTCTGCCAAGTATTCAACGAGTTTAATTCAAGGAAGTTAGAGAAGAAAAACGTGTTCGCTGGCATTCACAGGAACAAGTTGTTTCTCGGGATTGTTGGTACAACAATTCTTCTTCAGGTTGTGATGGTGGAGTTCCTAAAGAAGTTTGCAGATACAGAGAATTTGAATATCCAGCAATGGGCAGCTTGTATTATAATTGCAGCTCTATCATGGCCAATTGGTTGCATAGTAAAGTTAATTCCAGTCTCAGAAAAACCATTTCTCAGTTACCTCCAGCGATAA